The following coding sequences lie in one Candidatus Rokuibacteriota bacterium genomic window:
- the cobO gene encoding cob(I)yrinic acid a,c-diamide adenosyltransferase, translated as MTRSATTCGRCAGTRHRPSGSFVPPWPPNPFRPHDWRREANVVEKKVIKERRTKGLIVVHTGDGKGKTTAALGMAFRALGHNYRVFVGQFIKGSRHYGELVTAERLKEWIEIHPMGEGFTWETKSRERDTQKAHEAWAFFKERLLAGEYRLVILDEINYVIDYGYLPVEWVLEALRQKPPEVHVVLTGRNAHPQILEMADLVTEMRLIKHPFRDQGIPAQSGIEF; from the coding sequence ATGACACGCTCCGCGACGACCTGCGGCCGGTGCGCGGGGACGCGGCACCGGCCGTCGGGTTCATTCGTGCCGCCTTGGCCGCCCAACCCCTTCCGGCCGCACGACTGGCGTAGGGAGGCGAACGTGGTCGAGAAGAAGGTCATCAAGGAGCGCAGGACGAAAGGGCTGATCGTCGTGCACACGGGCGATGGCAAGGGGAAGACCACGGCCGCGCTGGGCATGGCCTTCCGCGCGCTCGGCCACAACTACAGGGTCTTCGTGGGCCAGTTCATCAAGGGGAGCCGCCATTACGGCGAGCTGGTCACGGCCGAGCGCCTGAAGGAGTGGATCGAGATTCACCCGATGGGTGAGGGGTTCACCTGGGAGACGAAGAGCCGCGAGCGCGACACCCAGAAGGCCCACGAGGCCTGGGCGTTCTTCAAGGAGCGGCTCCTCGCGGGCGAGTACCGGCTCGTGATCCTGGACGAGATCAACTACGTCATCGACTACGGCTACCTGCCGGTGGAGTGGGTGCTGGAGGCGCTCCGGCAGAAGCCGCCGGAGGTACACGTGGTCCTCACGGGCCGGAACGCCCATCCTCAGATCCTCGAAATGGCGGATCTCGTCACCGAGATGCGCCTGATCAAGCACCCGTTCCGCGATCAAGGGATTCCAGCCCAGAGCGGCATCGAATTTTAA
- a CDS encoding AAA family ATPase, producing the protein MVFDGVLASHVLLMCGLPASGKTTTAARLHAYGGGVLIRSCDVYRSLGISLPDWVRRTRGFTANVAEYERVRDGAYAEMARRLEHALVSAREPVIVDAVHGERGKRRDVYDSCRALGRTPVLVWCRCDDWEEIRRRFRRRERRESEPENEASDLAVFRHIAGLWEEPVDDPAVVPIVAYDTLRDDLRPVRGDAAPAVGFIRAALAAQPLPAARLA; encoded by the coding sequence GTGGTGTTCGACGGCGTGCTCGCGTCCCATGTGCTGCTGATGTGTGGGCTGCCCGCATCGGGCAAGACGACCACCGCGGCGCGCCTCCACGCGTACGGCGGCGGCGTCCTCATCCGGAGTTGCGACGTCTACCGGTCGCTGGGGATCTCTCTACCCGACTGGGTGCGGCGGACCCGAGGGTTTACGGCGAACGTGGCCGAGTACGAACGGGTGCGCGATGGCGCCTACGCGGAGATGGCGCGACGGCTCGAGCACGCGCTGGTCTCCGCGCGCGAGCCTGTCATCGTCGATGCCGTGCACGGCGAGCGGGGCAAGCGCCGCGACGTGTACGACTCGTGCCGGGCGTTGGGCAGGACGCCGGTGCTCGTCTGGTGCCGGTGCGACGACTGGGAAGAGATCCGGCGCCGCTTTCGCAGGAGAGAGCGTCGCGAGTCGGAGCCCGAGAACGAGGCGAGCGACCTAGCGGTGTTCCGCCATATCGCCGGGCTCTGGGAGGAGCCGGTGGACGACCCGGCAGTCGTTCCCATCGTCGCCTATGACACGCTCCGCGACGACCTGCGGCCGGTGCGCGGGGACGCGGCACCGGCCGTCGGGTTCATTCGTGCCGCCTTGGCCGCCCAACCCCTTCCGGCCGCACGACTGGCGTAG
- a CDS encoding adenosylcobinamide amidohydrolase: MIEGIEIAIDREAVTVRGRAPLRAVSSAVVGGGFGAVRSIVNLHVPKNFPCENPEGELTAFVRRRELPRPCVGLMTSAWTEKAELAVEAADAITALALVTVGLGNPVRAGRSPVAAWRASTINTIIILDAAPEPAALVNLVMTATEVKALTLAEAGIRSPEGSFASGTSTDAVVVAATDRGRRCRFGGPASEMGWLVARAVRSALEAGIRRWVEEQA; this comes from the coding sequence ATGATCGAGGGGATCGAGATCGCCATCGATCGAGAAGCGGTGACCGTTCGCGGGCGGGCTCCCCTGCGCGCCGTCTCGTCAGCCGTCGTGGGCGGGGGCTTCGGCGCGGTCCGATCCATCGTGAACCTCCACGTCCCCAAGAACTTCCCCTGCGAGAACCCGGAGGGAGAGCTGACAGCCTTTGTCCGGCGCCGCGAGCTGCCGCGGCCATGCGTGGGCCTCATGACCTCGGCCTGGACAGAAAAGGCGGAGCTGGCCGTCGAAGCGGCGGACGCGATTACTGCGCTCGCGCTGGTCACCGTCGGGTTGGGGAACCCGGTGCGGGCCGGTCGCAGCCCGGTGGCGGCGTGGCGCGCCTCAACGATCAACACGATCATCATTCTCGACGCGGCCCCCGAACCCGCCGCGCTGGTGAACCTGGTCATGACCGCCACTGAAGTCAAAGCGCTCACCCTGGCCGAGGCCGGGATCCGATCTCCGGAAGGATCGTTCGCCAGCGGGACCTCCACCGACGCCGTCGTCGTTGCGGCGACCGACCGCGGGCGCCGCTGCCGCTTCGGCGGACCGGCCAGCGAGATGGGCTGGTTGGTCGCACGGGCCGTCCGATCCGCTCTGGAGGCCGGCATCCGCCGGTGGGTGGAAGAGCAGGCATGA